The Oligoflexus sp. sequence TCGGTGATAGTTTCCACTTCTACCCGAGCCATCATCACCAGTTGAAATCCATCTTCATGCATCTCATGACCAATTCGATGACGCACGGTTTTTCAGCCGAGACCGAGGGCGTCATCCGCATCGAGATCATGCCCAAGGGCCGCAACCTTCAGATCATCTACCAGGACAATGGCAAGGGCATTCATATGAAAAAGATCCGTCAGCTGGCAGCGGCCCGCATGCCCGACCTCGGTCAGCGTACCGATACCGAGATCGCTCAGCTGATCTTCGACAGCGGCTTTAGCACCCGTGATCATGTCGATGAATTCGCCGGTCGCGGCGTGGGTATGGATGTGGTCCGCACGACCTTGGAAGACTTCGGCGGGAGCATCAAGGTCATCCTGGAAAACAGCCTTCAGGATACCCATAGCGTTGACTTCAGCCCGGTCAGTTTCAAAATCATCCTTCCACCCGAGGTCTTCCTTGGGGTGGATGATGCGACGCGAAAAGTGGCCTAACACTCAATCCAGCAGTTCCCGCTGAATTGCGTTATCCAGGTGGCGAATCCACGCATTGTAGTTCTTGTGGATTTGGCCCTGATAATGATCGAGGTTCTGGCTCGACTCATAATTGATACTGTATTCCTGGGTATCGTACCTCACCACCACCACCGCCTGATGCGAACGGATATTCAAGGTCCCCCGCACGGTCCCTGGGCTGATGGCATCCATCTTCCAGCCCTGGATCAGCCCGGCCTTCATAATTGCTTTCTCAACATCCTTAGCCGTGTAATCAGGCTTGTACATCTTCACTGGGGAATGAGCGACGTTATATATAGGCGCTGAGCGGCAGGCGCCGAGCAGGAATGTGAGAGTCAGTAAGGAGGTCAACACTATGGAATTTCGTTTCACGCGGGGCTCCAGATAATCTGCATCATGATTCGGGCGACGTGTCAGCTGTCAGCATACCGAGACGTCTCCTTTTGCCATCAAAAGTGCTTCGTGCCAGCCCTGTGGCCTGGCAGAGTTCTTTTATACTGTTATACCGCGTCAATAAACTAGATAAAATATTTCTCTCCAGGGAGTCCAAAAAAACATCGTATGTGTAGCCAGGGGCCTGGACCATGCCCGGCGCAAGTTTTATGAGCAACCTTCGCTACCGCCGGACTCGTATATCTGTAGCTATTTCTTTGATAAGGAAGGGCGTATTTGGATCGCTATGAGCGAGCCTTCTGATATTCAGCTGCAAAAAAGGGCCCCTAGAGAGGCCCTTAATAAAGTCTAAAATTAGTTGAGGATGATTCTCACTGCTTTTCTTCGGATTCCGCCACTTCGACAAAAACCAAAGCTACAGGTGTTTCATCAAGCCTGCGAACAGTATACGTTTTCAAAACCTTACCATTTTCATCTGTGAGCTGAACCAAAGTCATATCCAAGAGGTCTGTAAATTCGTCGTCGGGAACAAACTTCAAATCTTCAGGTATATCGGTTTCTTGTGTTAAGTCTTTCTCACTCGCTGGAAGCAGGGTAAACTTTTGCAACTCAGTTTGCTGAAGAAGGAGCGAGGTGAATTGTAGACGGGACTTACCAAGTCCTCCGCCACCTACAATAATGCCAGCAGAAGCCGACATGGAAAAAGCCAAACCCATAACGACCATTAATTTTGCGACGAATTTCATTTCTGGACCCCTTCAGCTTTGGTGATCTGCGCATCAAACCGCCCGCACAGAATGCTGACGAACATTCGATGCTTGCCCCACTTGGTCGGATCTTTTCTTAGTGCTTCGATCTTCGTAAGAGACTCTTTCACGATAGAAAGGACCTCCTGAGCACCCTGATCGTTATAACCTTCAACCACGTTGACGATTCCCGAATACTTATCGGCTGCCTGGAAGCTATCCAGGTTGTAGCGTATCGTTTGACGGGCCTGTTCTTCACTTGTACCAACTGTTTCGAATAACAGATCCTTAATCGTCCCGTCTCGGCGCTCAGCTAGAATTTCTTCTTCCAAAAGAAAATCCAGGGCTTCCACTCCGACACGCCCGTACGTTTCTTTTACTTCAGCGCGAGTCGTGCCCAAAGCTGTCGAAGCCATAGAATGCACAAGATAGAACATCTTCGTCTGTAGCACCAGGTCCAGAGCTTTATCCAGTTTCGACTCATTTTCAACAAAATTCTTATCCTGCTCAATCAGCGGGGAAAAATTAGGAAAATGCTCCACTAAGATCGTCTTAGCTTCATCCGGCGCCACAACTTTCAATATCTGATAAGCGTTCCGAAAGGTGCAGTTATGCGCCTCCCGGCTGATAATCCGATAAACCGAACTATAAGGCAGCCCCACGCGTTGTGAAAGCCACCGAACGCTTTCGTCCCGGGGCTCAATGTAGGCCATCATCCTTTCACGGAGAATGTCGCAAATACCGTGCTTCATGTGTTCCGTCCTATTCCCATCTGTGTACTGAGGAGGATTCACTTTGGTTTAAGGTATCCCTTAGTGCCTGAGTTTTGTCAAGCCTGGAGTCGGGCCGATAAACCGCGTGAAACCCTTGTAATCAATGCGTTTGGTGTCACGGTAAAGAAACGCCCTCTCACCGTGATGAACTTAAATTGCAAAAGGAAATCTCAGCATTAACCGCCACGAAAGATTATGTAAGTCCGGGCACTTGGAAAGCCTTGCAGGCTGCGTCCACTCGTGCCACAGTCCCCGCAGATTCGGGCAAAAACATTTGCAACCCGGAAGAGCACAAGACTCTCCTGAAACGAGAGCCCCCTTGATCGCGTGGCTGTCTTCTCTCACATTCCTGCCTGGAACCCACCATCGTGCGTAAAGCACGTCGCTATCCCATCTTTCATCTTCACTTTTTGACCGAGAGAAACGCCACGCTAACGCTCTCTTTTTGGCAAGCTAACTAGCTAACCAATTGAAATTATTCAAGAGCTTGGGCGGACAGTTTCCATCAATCACAGGGGAGACGAAGGGTTGCCGCAAATATTGCAAAAAAAATCGAGACGTACGCGTCTGCGGCGGTTGAGGCTCATGCATAAAATCGTGGATAACGGTCACCCTGTCCAGTGAATTTCACTGAAGCTGCGGGAGACCGTTCCTGGGGGGCTATTTTTCCGCTTTGTGCTGGAATTTCAGATCCGCCGTGAAGGCGATCAGAGTGCGAATCGAAGCGGACTGATTCACCAAAGCCAATGGACTGATGCGATCGGTCAGCAGATTGGTATTGCTGATGGATTCAATCACCCCGACAAGGTCCAAACTCTCCGCCATATTCAGGCGATAGATCTGATCCACGTAGACACCGACGATCTTGGTGATCTTATCCGGCGACAGCGGTCCGACTTCAACAAAGAGCTGCTCCAGATAGTCACGATCGGCCTGAGACAGCATCAATTTCAGAGCATCCTTCTCCATGCCCAGCATCCGCTTGAAACTATCCACGCGGTTCTGCTCCAGCGAACGGCGGCACTTCATCAGGAACGGGAACAGATCGTTGCTCGGACTCAGATGCAGGTAAGGATAGTAATCCACACTCACCGCGCGAATCAAAAACGCGAGGCGATGGAAAAGATGCGTCGGGGGCACGCCCAGGTAATAGTCGCGGTCGATATAAATCTCGCGCTTTTCAAAGTCGAACTGGAAACGATCCTCAAGCTTCGCCATATGGAACAGCTGATAATTATTCTCGACCAGGAACTTCACATAGTAGCGAAGTCCGCTGCGCTGAATGACATCATCTTTCCATTCCAGGGTCCTGCGCACTTTCAGAAGCTCATCCGAACGCACCTTCAGGCGCTCCGCGATACCCTTGATATTCATGTGGCTGGCAAACTGCTGGACGATAATCGGATGCAGTGTTTTCAAAAGACGCGCCAAGGGACTCTTGATGCCGGGATGGAACATCTCCCGTCCCATGCGGTCTGTCCACTTCAAATCATAGAAATAATCCGTCGGCTGACGCCAAACCTTATAGGGCCAGTTTTCCAGGAGCTGGATGTTCTCTTCAAATACAGCCGCAGTCTGCACTGCGATGTGCTGCTCGGTTCGATCCGGCAGCGGATTCGCCAGCAGCCACGAGCAAAGCCCTTCCCGAGCTCTTCCCTGGGCGGCGACAAGGCGCCATTCTTCGGGCTCAAAGGTAATCTGAAGACGCTCATCGCCCTCGCTCGACCGCAGCGGCAGATCCGGGGTCTCAAGACGCTGGGTTACCTCCTTGTTCAAGGCTGTCGCCTCCAAGGATTCCCGTGGACGAATCAAGGTATTTTTGGGACCTGTCAGCTCAGGACGCGGCGCGACGACTGTCGCAAGGGGCGGCTCCTCATCACTGTCAGTGCCCGGCAGCACCGGAACGGAGAAGCCCTGAGGCTCGGGTTCCATGGGTGCGGCTGGTGGCGTAGGCATGGCAAGGTCCACCGGCATCCGCGCGACCTTGGTGTCCATGGGCGCAGGCTGCGCGTTATAGACAAAGTTTTCGAAGTTCAGCGGCGCGTCGTTGGATGCATCGCTGCTGTCATTCGCTAAAACCACGGCCGAACGCGGCCTTGTTTCCGCAGCTCCGCCTGTCTGAAATTCAGGAACCTCCGGCATGCGAGGCGGCGGCATCATCAAAGGACTATTCGCATCACCCAGATCCAAGGAAGCGGTCTGACCACGAACCTGAGTTCCTTCCGGGCCCATGCCCTGCACGGACTCGTTTTCACCACCGAACTGCAAATCCACCGGCAGACTGAAGCTGATATCCACATCCGTAGGCTCAGGCTTCAGGCCCAGGCGCTCGCCGATCGAAATCAAATCATGTTCAAGGGCAGGCAAATCCAGGTTATAGCGTTCCACCGTTTCCCGATCCCGACGCAGGCGCGGCAGGATCCGATGCAGAAGCTCATAAAGATCGGTGTCCGCATTGAACTCGGAATAAAGGACGATCAAAGGTCCCCAGGTGCGAATCTCGTCCAAGTTCGCCGCATAGACCTGCTCAAAGAGCGAAAGGGCTTTGCGATGATCCTTGGCCGCCGCAAACAGATATTCGGCATAGAAAAGCCGCAGCTCGCGCTGGACTTCACTTGGGAAGCGCGCATGCTTATTATGATCCAAAAGTTCGGACACGGTTTGATAAAGGAAGCTCACCATGCCGACTTCCTGCAGAAGATCCTTGGAATAATCCAGGAGCCTTGAGGTCTGCTCGCTGTTTTCCAGGAGCTCAAGGCTATGCAGCCAGTAGCGCTCCATCGCAACGGTATCCCGGCGGCTGGCAAAGTATTCGAAAGCCGCAAGCGAGGTCGACTGACCGACCAGCCCCGTGGGCAAAAGGAAGTTCAAATAGAAACGCAGATCGTTTTCGCGATTGTCATCCATCAAGGATTTCAGGATCGGAGTGACGATCCCTTTGATCAGGCCGCTTTCCTGCCACACTTCCAGCATCTGCTTCAAAAGAACGGTCGCGGCCTTCTGATGCTCCCAGAAACTCTTATCCCGCAGCATCTGCACCGCGAAATCACGGGTATGCAGGACCTCATCAAAGCCTATGCGTTCCAGCCAGATCGTTTTCAACCGGCTCTGCTGCTCGGGCCCCAGATGGGAAATAGCCTGATGCACGCGATCCAGATTCAAAGAATCCGCCGTGGCCAGCCCTAAGAACTCGGCGGTCAATTGGAAGAGCTTGTCACGCATCACGTCGGTACGGGCCAAAGGAATCTGCTGGCCCAGAACACGGAGCATATGCTGACTGCGACCGGACTGACGAACCGCTTTCACGTATTCGCCCAGTTCCTCATCTGTCAGACTCGTATGATCCGCCAGTCGCTGCAGGATCTCAAGCTTGGTGCTCAGCATGCCCTGCACATTGCGCGCAATGCGGAAGGCCTGGCGTTCATAGGTCACGGTCTTCGAAGGATCGCTGGATGCACCGGCCAGGCGAATCAGAAGATCGACCTTGGGCGGACCATCATCCAGGACATCCAGCATCAGTTCGGGTTCCAGATCCGGGACCTCGCCGATGCTCAGAAGATATTCCAGATACGGCTTGGCCAGAGTCTTATGCGGATCGACCCACAGATACTGCAGAGCAAGATGCGCATGCTCGCTGCGCTCCATTCCGAAAAGGAGGAGCTGGCGCAGAATCTCGTCCATATAACGGAAACGGGTTTCCGTCGCGGTGTTCTGCAGGGCATCCAGGCCCTTATGCAAAAGCGGGATCAGAGCCTCCGTCTCGTCCGTGCTTTCGATCGCACGGCTGATCAGTTCATGAATGCCGAGCGCGTGACTCTGCATTTCATAAAAGGCGATACGCTCCTCAAGCGGACCGACGTCGTCGCCATCGAGAGCGAACATATCGTTGGCAAAGCGATCCTTTTCAGCATCCGAAACGCCGTCATCGAAGTAGTAAAGCTCACGCAGGATCACCTTGCGATCGGCTTCGTTGGCTGAATTCAAGCGGCTTTTCAGAAGCTCGAAACGCTGGCGATTGAGGCCATTGCGGGCGTAATGCTCATCCAGGTAATTGAAGGCCGTCTCACTCAGCTGCCCGTGTTCGAAGGCGCGCTCGTAATACTGCCGCGAACGGTTCGTATCATGAATATACTGCCGTGCGATATCGCCCATCAAAAGCAGATAATGCCCGCGCATGCCTTCATCGAGCTGATCCAGTTGCCAGTCCATGGCCTGCAGGATCTTATCATAAGGCAGGGCCAGGTTCGGCCTTTGCAGGATATGCTCGATCTGATTCACATCCAGCAGCGAACAGGTCAGGATCAAACTATAGATCCGTCCCAGCTGCTCGCTATCGCCCATCTGATCAGCCAGAGTCAGAAGCGATTTCACGATATGATCAGCACGGTCAGGCTGCTGAGCTTTGCTGGCGCTCTGCAGCGCCTGCATCAGAAGATCACCATAGAACACGGGATCACCCAGATCCTTGGCCAGCGGCAGGATCAGGTCAAAGGCTTCCGCCGTATCACCGGCCAATTCCCGGGCGCGTTCCAAACGTTCCTGGGCCAGGTCCAGACGATGAAGTTCATTGAGCCAGATCGTCGAGATCTTGAGTTCCAACTCCACGCGCGCAGGCAGAGGATGTTCCGCGGTTAATAGCTCGCAGGTTTCCACCAGGACGTGAACGGCTTCATGCGCACGACGCAGAGCGATCAGAAGATCCGCCGCGAGCATAGCGTACTTGACCTGGGTGCGATTGGTTTGCCAGCTTTTCAAGGCCCACTTGACCGCTTCATCCTGATCTTCGCTCTGCTTGATTTCAGCAAGGCGGAAGTAAATGGCGGCACGGGTCCGGATCGGGACTTCACAGGCCAGAAGGCGATCCATGTAGCCTTCTTCCGCCGTGGCATCATCAAAATCGCGCATCAGTCGAATGAGTTTCACCAGGATGCGCGGCACTTCCCCTCGGGTCTGCAGCACGCGCTCATAACAGGCCACCGCACGCTGGTCATCCTTTTCATTCCAGGCGTCGCCCAGCATCTCGGGCAGGGTGAGGCTTGTGATGTCGATGACGCCGAAGTCGACGATGGTATGCCCAAGGCTGTTGCCCAGCTTGGACAGGTTTTCCAAAAGGACATCCGAGTTCATTTCCGCGACGCTCTTGCGAATCCAGAGCGAAAGGGTCAGAAGATTGTTCGGATCATACTTCGTCATCAGGTCCAGATGCGACTGCTCAAAGGCCAGCCCACCCCAAAGGCTCAGGAAAGCCCAGCGGCGCACAAGATAGAGCGAGGCCGGATTCTTCTGCAGATATTCGCGGCATTGCGCGATCGCGCCTTCATAGTCCTCAAGCAGGATCAGCTCATCGAGCCTTTGGAAGCGGCGGGCCACTTCCTTTTGCTCAAGGACCTCGATAGGCGGCACGACCAGCTCCGGCAGCTCTTCTTTCTGGCTCCAGGCCAAAGACCATGCTGCTTCCTTCAGATGCAGGCGCACCTGCTGGAAGGGATTCTCCGCCTTCTGCCCATCCTGCTGAATCCACTGCATCAGAAAATCCGGCAGAAGACTCGCCTGGATCAGGGCTTTGCGCAAATCCTCGGCAGCGGCTGTGGTGATATAGGCATTGAAGTTGGCTTCGCCTTTCAGCGTGTCCCCAAACAGAGCCTCGGTCATGATCTTCGGAAATTCGATCAAAAGCTGACCCGGGACATTGCCCAGGAAAAAGTGTTTGGTCATAAAGACGGAAAGCTGGCCCAAAGCCTGGATCACGGTCAGATGCAGGCCGGCCAGGCCGTGAGGCAGCTGGCTCTGCTGCAGGTCTTCCTGCTCGATGAGGCGGCTCTGATCAGCATCCAGGGTGCGATCCAAAAATTCGAAGAGCAGCCAGAAGCCTTCTTCGTTATCATCCTGCAGGGCGATGGCGCGGAAGGAATCAAAGCGTTCCCGCAAAAGGTCTTCGCAGTTCTGCACCAAAGATTCGCGGCGCAGCTGGGCTTCAAAGCTGGTCTGAATGAGGTCCTGCCCTTGCAATTCCAAGGTCCAATCCACGATCTGCCAGGGCAATTGCTTGCGATGAGGCGCTCGGCCTTGATCCGCTGCCCAGGTGAACACGTGCTCATCCTTTTGGATAAAGCCGGTGTCCTCCAGGTAGGTCTTCAGGTTTTGTAGGTTTTTCGCTGTCATGGCGCCTCGATTTGTCCCCTGATGAAAAACCACGATCTCTATCTGAGATCCAGCGCACTTAAACCAAATTCAATTTTGTACTCTTATGAGTCTCTCTGTCTTGTCGGTACAATGGGGAATAAGTTTAAGGAGATGACCATGGACTTTGTCAGAAGCGCGGAACGGAAAGCCTCGTATTTGGACCAGCAGGGACTCGGCCCACTCCTGCTTAAACTCCAGACAAGAATCCACGGTTTCCTTCTGCAGGAACAGGATCTGCGGCTCATCAGTCCGGCGCTGGCGCGGGCTCTCACCTTTGACCTGACCTATCTTCTGATGCGGCATCGGGCCTGGCATAACGCCCCCATACTTTCAGAACTTTCCATCGACTTTTTATGCAGCGAATTCCAAATTCCAAGGCAGCTCGGCACCCAACTGGTCGAAAACAGCCTGGATCTGCTGCATTCTTATACTCCTGTCGAACTCGACTGGACCGCGGAAAAATATGAAGAGGAATTTCTGGAGCACCTCTTCATTTGCTCGACCCTGGCCACGGATGATGGGGCCCTGGCCGATGACATCGGCTTTGGCCGCAATCTGATCGAGCTTTTGCGCACGGCTGTGCGTTTGGATCAGGATGCCGACACGGCTGGACTCTTTCAATTCGCCCCGGAATTGGCTGGAAAAATCTATCGCATCATGAACCGGATTTTTGCCGAACAGGACGCCTGCCCCTGGATCCTGGACCTGTACCGCCTGAAGAATATACTGCAGCGGGAACCCTACACTAAAAAAAGGACACTGACTCCGGAATACCTCAATCGTCTTTTTAACATCTTGCTTTGCTGCAACTGGCAAGGCAATGATGCTAAAACCATCGCGGCCAGTGGCATTGGCGAACATCTGAGCAGCGATCTGGGTACACTAAGCCGTTGTGGACTTGTGTATGAAGAAAGCCGCCGCCGCCCCTATCCGAACTTAATTCGCTTGAGTGCCAAGGGTTTGGAATTGACACGCGCGGCCTTCTCGATAGCAGCTTGCGCCCCGCAGCATCCCGAGCTGAAAGGGTTACCCGCAATCTATCAGGCTGCAGTCCTGGAACGATTGCTTAGTAATCCTAGCGAAGACCGGATGACCTGGATGAAAAATCAAACGCCTTTGCTGACGCCAGAGGCTCTGCGACTGCTTATTGAAATTTTGAAAGAACAGCAAAAAGACGAGACTTTACTGGAGGTTTTCGAAAATTTGCTGCATAATCACGCACACGCATGGATTCGTGCGGAGATCTGCGAAGCTCTCCCCCTTGCGGATAAGCCGGATGTTTCACAAAATCTTTTGCGACCTTTGGCCTCCCAGGATCCATCCCCGATGGTTCGGCAGGCAGCTCGGGCGGCGCTCAAGAGACAGGCACGGTTGACGAGCCAGGTGTAACCAAGCGCAAATCCATGGCGTGTGGACGATGGGATTGATGGACTCTCGCACGAGAGTGCGAGGGTCATAATAGGGGCCATGGAGTTGCGCTATGTTGAAAGGTATGACTGTTGCGGAGGTTCGCGAGCTTAATCTGGATGTTCATGATATTCAGATTCATCAGCAGCGGATCAGTGAAGGTGTGAAGAATCGGGATGATCTCTTTGTTCCGATCGAAGAC is a genomic window containing:
- a CDS encoding HEAT repeat domain-containing protein, with product MDFVRSAERKASYLDQQGLGPLLLKLQTRIHGFLLQEQDLRLISPALARALTFDLTYLLMRHRAWHNAPILSELSIDFLCSEFQIPRQLGTQLVENSLDLLHSYTPVELDWTAEKYEEEFLEHLFICSTLATDDGALADDIGFGRNLIELLRTAVRLDQDADTAGLFQFAPELAGKIYRIMNRIFAEQDACPWILDLYRLKNILQREPYTKKRTLTPEYLNRLFNILLCCNWQGNDAKTIAASGIGEHLSSDLGTLSRCGLVYEESRRRPYPNLIRLSAKGLELTRAAFSIAACAPQHPELKGLPAIYQAAVLERLLSNPSEDRMTWMKNQTPLLTPEALRLLIEILKEQQKDETLLEVFENLLHNHAHAWIRAEICEALPLADKPDVSQNLLRPLASQDPSPMVRQAARAALKRQARLTSQV
- a CDS encoding ATP-binding protein, with product GDSFHFYPSHHHQLKSIFMHLMTNSMTHGFSAETEGVIRIEIMPKGRNLQIIYQDNGKGIHMKKIRQLAAARMPDLGQRTDTEIAQLIFDSGFSTRDHVDEFAGRGVGMDVVRTTLEDFGGSIKVILENSLQDTHSVDFSPVSFKIILPPEVFLGVDDATRKVA